Proteins co-encoded in one Streptomyces diastaticus subsp. diastaticus genomic window:
- a CDS encoding VOC family protein translates to MKTWNVPSAPCWADLCTADPGAAARFYGSLLGWEVREVPGLDGYRAFLSEGEAVGGLGPRRPGRRPSVWRPYFLAESPAAGEPLADRVALARGRVLGEPVEVPGVCRATLCTDGSGAVFGLWEPHGHQGFGRVNAPGSAAWLDLATTDPDGARGFYSEVFGWQARRASHGAGLPYTEWSLGGRPFGGMTRITEAFPAGTAPRWLVHLSVPDCDAAAARGARLGAGVLLPPTTVEPGRFSVLTDPQGAMFAVIALSREARAEPRPAGGDRAAAMMG, encoded by the coding sequence ATGAAGACCTGGAACGTCCCGTCGGCCCCCTGCTGGGCCGACCTCTGCACGGCGGACCCCGGTGCCGCCGCCCGTTTCTACGGGAGTCTCCTCGGCTGGGAGGTGCGGGAGGTGCCCGGCCTCGACGGCTACCGGGCCTTCCTCAGCGAGGGTGAGGCCGTCGGCGGGCTGGGGCCGCGCCGGCCCGGGCGCCGCCCGTCCGTCTGGCGGCCGTACTTCCTCGCGGAGAGCCCGGCCGCCGGAGAGCCCCTGGCCGATCGGGTCGCGCTGGCCCGGGGGCGGGTGCTGGGCGAGCCGGTCGAGGTGCCCGGCGTGTGCCGCGCGACGCTCTGCACGGACGGTTCCGGCGCGGTCTTCGGACTGTGGGAGCCGCACGGGCACCAGGGTTTCGGCCGGGTCAACGCGCCGGGTTCGGCCGCCTGGCTCGACCTGGCCACCACGGACCCGGACGGGGCGCGCGGCTTCTACAGCGAGGTCTTCGGCTGGCAGGCCCGCCGGGCCTCCCACGGCGCGGGCCTCCCGTACACGGAGTGGAGCCTCGGGGGTCGGCCGTTCGGCGGGATGACGCGGATCACGGAGGCGTTCCCGGCCGGGACGGCGCCGCGCTGGCTGGTCCACCTCTCGGTCCCCGACTGCGACGCGGCCGCCGCCCGCGGGGCCCGGCTCGGCGCCGGCGTGCTGCTGCCGCCCACCACCGTCGAGCCGGGCCGGTTCAGCGTTTTGACCGACCCGCAGGGCGCCATGTTCGCGGTGATCGCGCTGAGCCGGGAGGCGCGGGCCGAGCCCCGCCCGGCGGGCGGGGACCGGGCGGCCGCCATGATGGGCTGA